One genomic window of Ruminococcus gauvreauii includes the following:
- a CDS encoding response regulator transcription factor gives MAEKILVVDDEKEIADLIEVYLQNENLDVYKFYSGAEALDYMENMEFDLVILDIMLPDISGLSICQMVRDKGCACPVIMLTAKDSETDKITGLTLGADDYITKPFRPLELLARVKAQLRRYKKYNTVSASHVTEAIFEYAGLTMNVKTYECTIDGNSLLLTPTEFSILRILLERKGSVVSAEDLFHEVWQGEYYTKSNNTLTVHIRHLREKMGDIGERPKYIKTVWGVGYKIEEI, from the coding sequence TTGGCCGAGAAAATACTTGTGGTTGATGATGAGAAAGAAATTGCTGACTTGATTGAAGTCTACCTCCAAAATGAAAATCTGGATGTGTATAAATTCTACTCAGGTGCAGAAGCGCTTGACTATATGGAAAACATGGAGTTTGACCTTGTCATATTGGACATTATGCTTCCAGATATCAGTGGTCTTTCAATATGCCAAATGGTGAGAGATAAGGGATGCGCTTGTCCTGTGATCATGCTTACGGCAAAAGATTCGGAAACCGATAAAATTACCGGTCTGACACTTGGGGCAGATGATTATATTACAAAGCCTTTTCGGCCGCTTGAACTGCTGGCCAGGGTGAAGGCACAGCTTCGCCGATACAAGAAATATAATACAGTCTCAGCCTCACATGTAACAGAAGCAATCTTTGAATATGCGGGATTGACTATGAATGTCAAGACTTATGAATGTACGATTGACGGAAACAGCCTGTTGCTAACCCCAACGGAGTTTTCAATCCTTCGTATTCTTCTGGAGCGCAAAGGCAGTGTAGTCAGTGCCGAGGATTTGTTTCATGAAGTTTGGCAAGGCGAATATTATACTAAAAGCAACAATACCCTCACCGTACACATTCGCCATCTTCGTGAGAAGATGGGGGATATCGGTGAAAGACCCAAATATATCAAAACTGTCTGGGGGGTCGGATACAAAATTGAAGAAATTTAA
- a CDS encoding thioredoxin domain-containing protein — MSSNHLRGQSSPYLIQHAKNPVDWYPWSDEAFERARQEDKPVFLSIGYSTCHWCHVMAHESFENEEIAGILNQSFISIKVDREERPDIDSVYMEVCQTLTGRGGWPMSIFMTAEQKPFYAGTYFPPVNRSGMMGFRELLLEINRLWKHKKADLLQSAEQILSQIKISKDSTEENEKKRSEKEIDSGLPGQAAKLFTRSFDKNYGGFGLAPKFPTPHNLMFLMLYSRIGCEDTFYQAGKTLEQMRRGGIFDHIGYGFSRYSTDRFYLVPHFEKMLYDNALLMIAYSAAFKISEENMFLDTAEKTAEYILREMTGPEGEYYSAQDADSEGREGMYYVWDYEEICKILGREKGEEFCSYFGITEKGNFEGKNIPNLLNGNPISDKFHKEKKLLYENRQLRSKLHLDDKVLTTWNSLMLSAMALLYRVTGKERYLQSAMQAQCFIEKYLADGTILFVSCRDGAGNVRGFLDEYAYYTAALLSLYEAVSDEKYLRRAQQICNEARRQFADQNGGGFFLYGNRNDRLITRPKETYDGAIPSGNSVMAYCLVRLCQITGNEDYKNAAEHQLAYMSSAAQDYPAGHCMFLTALLLYDYPPQKITVILSKTDRKEEIISRLPLYADIKILEEETPEFQLLNEKTTYYVCKNYICLPPVNVL, encoded by the coding sequence ATGAGCAGTAATCATTTAAGAGGTCAAAGCAGTCCGTATCTAATACAACATGCCAAAAATCCTGTCGACTGGTATCCATGGTCTGATGAGGCGTTTGAAAGAGCCAGGCAGGAAGATAAACCGGTTTTTTTAAGTATTGGATACAGTACCTGTCACTGGTGTCATGTGATGGCGCATGAGAGTTTTGAAAATGAGGAAATTGCCGGTATTCTAAACCAAAGTTTCATTTCCATCAAGGTAGACAGGGAAGAGCGGCCCGATATAGACAGTGTGTATATGGAAGTCTGCCAGACCCTGACAGGCAGAGGGGGATGGCCTATGAGTATTTTTATGACGGCAGAGCAGAAGCCCTTCTACGCGGGAACGTATTTTCCGCCTGTGAACCGCTCTGGCATGATGGGATTTCGGGAACTGTTACTGGAGATCAATAGACTTTGGAAACATAAGAAAGCTGATTTGCTGCAGTCGGCAGAACAGATATTAAGCCAAATAAAAATAAGTAAGGACAGTACAGAAGAGAATGAAAAAAAGCGGTCTGAAAAAGAAATAGACAGCGGGCTGCCCGGGCAGGCTGCCAAATTATTTACGCGGTCCTTTGACAAGAATTACGGTGGGTTTGGTTTGGCGCCTAAGTTTCCAACCCCCCATAATTTAATGTTTCTTATGCTGTATTCCCGGATTGGATGTGAGGATACATTTTATCAGGCGGGAAAGACTCTGGAGCAGATGAGGAGAGGGGGAATCTTTGATCATATTGGCTATGGATTTTCCAGATATTCTACAGACCGTTTTTATCTTGTGCCTCATTTTGAGAAAATGTTATATGATAATGCCCTGCTGATGATCGCTTACTCAGCCGCATTTAAGATATCTGAAGAAAACATGTTCCTGGATACGGCAGAAAAAACTGCGGAGTATATTTTACGGGAAATGACAGGACCTGAGGGCGAATATTACTCTGCCCAGGATGCGGACAGTGAGGGCAGGGAGGGCATGTATTATGTCTGGGATTATGAAGAAATTTGTAAGATACTCGGCAGGGAGAAGGGAGAGGAATTCTGCAGTTACTTCGGAATCACTGAAAAGGGAAACTTCGAGGGGAAAAATATACCAAACCTGTTGAATGGAAATCCTATTTCTGATAAATTCCATAAAGAAAAAAAGCTTTTATATGAGAATCGGCAGTTAAGGTCAAAACTCCATCTGGATGATAAAGTCCTTACCACATGGAATTCTCTGATGCTTTCTGCTATGGCGCTGCTTTACCGGGTCACCGGAAAGGAAAGATATCTTCAATCTGCCATGCAGGCGCAGTGTTTCATCGAAAAATATCTGGCAGACGGAACGATACTCTTTGTCAGCTGCCGGGATGGAGCCGGGAATGTAAGAGGATTTCTTGATGAGTATGCCTATTATACAGCCGCTTTGCTCAGCCTTTACGAGGCGGTCTCTGATGAAAAGTATCTGAGGCGTGCCCAACAGATCTGTAATGAAGCGCGGCGGCAGTTTGCGGATCAAAATGGCGGAGGATTCTTTCTGTACGGGAACCGTAATGACAGATTGATAACGAGGCCGAAAGAAACCTATGATGGTGCGATACCCAGCGGGAATTCCGTGATGGCTTACTGTCTTGTACGGCTATGTCAGATCACGGGTAATGAAGATTATAAAAATGCAGCAGAGCATCAGCTTGCATATATGTCCAGCGCGGCACAAGACTATCCGGCGGGACACTGTATGTTTCTGACTGCACTTCTGCTATATGACTATCCCCCACAGAAGATTACCGTTATATTGTCGAAAACGGACAGAAAAGAAGAAATCATCAGCCGCCTTCCGCTGTATGCGGATATAAAAATTCTGGAGGAAGAAACGCCGGAGTTTCAATTACTGAATGAAAAAACAACATATTACGTTTGTAAGAATTATATATGCCTTCCGCCGGTAAATGTGTTATAG
- a CDS encoding sensor histidine kinase, with protein sequence MSGGSDTKLKKFKKKDYNYAKLSRITFGKGLCITIGAALTVLLLRLLSHGHLADIIAVFIARILHISDTDANLLYFRIIGNNMQFILTLTIILFMFLLFQMLLKSYKRYFDEVVNGIDQLMEEGAQISLSPELEIIEHKLDHVRQTLKTRAFETQKAEQKKNDLIVYLAHDIKTPLTSVIGYLSLLDENPDMTDVKKLKYIHIAWEKANRLETLIDEFFEIARSNSESIPLKKTSIDLYYMMAQISDELYPHLKSCGKHIANKISEDMVLYGDSEKLARVFNNILKNAIAYSAGNGVITISAQELSGKAVVKFENKGDIPEDKLNVIFDKFYRLDSSRSSATGGSGLGLAIAKDIVVKHGGEIKAESSNGTTEFIVELPSV encoded by the coding sequence CTGTCTGGGGGGTCGGATACAAAATTGAAGAAATTTAAAAAAAAAGATTACAACTATGCAAAGCTTAGCCGCATCACATTTGGCAAAGGATTATGTATAACAATTGGTGCTGCCCTTACAGTACTGCTCCTGCGGTTACTTAGCCATGGACATTTGGCTGATATAATAGCAGTTTTCATTGCGCGTATCCTTCACATCAGTGATACTGATGCCAACTTACTCTATTTCCGAATAATAGGAAATAACATGCAGTTTATTCTTACGCTAACGATCATTCTCTTTATGTTTCTGCTATTTCAGATGCTGCTGAAATCATATAAAAGATATTTTGATGAAGTTGTGAACGGCATTGACCAGCTCATGGAGGAGGGCGCACAGATATCCTTATCTCCCGAATTAGAAATTATCGAACATAAATTGGACCATGTCAGGCAGACACTGAAAACACGGGCGTTTGAGACACAGAAAGCCGAGCAGAAAAAGAATGATCTTATTGTATATCTGGCTCATGATATAAAAACTCCGCTCACTTCAGTTATAGGATATCTTAGCCTTTTGGATGAAAATCCGGATATGACTGATGTGAAGAAATTAAAATACATCCATATCGCATGGGAGAAGGCGAATCGACTTGAAACTTTGATTGATGAATTTTTTGAAATTGCACGCAGCAATTCGGAATCCATTCCTCTTAAAAAAACAAGTATTGATCTTTACTATATGATGGCACAGATTTCAGATGAGCTGTATCCACATCTGAAATCATGTGGGAAGCACATTGCAAACAAGATCTCCGAAGATATGGTATTGTACGGTGACTCAGAAAAGCTGGCACGGGTATTCAATAACATTTTGAAAAACGCCATAGCATATAGTGCAGGCAACGGTGTCATAACAATTTCAGCGCAGGAGCTTTCCGGTAAGGCGGTTGTCAAATTTGAAAATAAGGGTGACATTCCGGAAGACAAGCTTAATGTGATCTTCGACAAATTTTATCGTCTGGACAGCTCAAGATCCAGTGCGACCGGCGGCTCCGGACTTGGTCTTGCCATCGCGAAAGATATTGTTGTAAAGCACGGCGGTGAGATAAAGGCTGAAAGCAGTAACGGAACTACTGAGTTTATCGTCGAACTTCCATCAGTTTAA
- a CDS encoding hybrid sensor histidine kinase/response regulator → MKTKKGVITSMRSSKNKNSTTRFLIYSFIGLLLFSVVVFSILGIYMNRKSKKTIYEVGEIYMSGMNEQMSRHFENIIKLRFDQVDGIISVVLAENYDTESLYEELVYRAQVRGFDYLAICSEEGNFETLSGTPIQPLNPSPFVEALNRRERRVAVGVDAAGNEVVLFGVDADYPMQNGNMGTGLVAAVPLDYITDFLSLEDEGQLTYYHIIRPDGSFVIRNPNTELWGFFDQLQQQLDPSADISAAENSVEEFGAALRDHKEYTTIYEVNSEELQIYGIPLPCSEWYLVSVMPYGILDETINSLSTQRMFITLLACASILILLTLIFLRYFSMTRLQMQELEKTRQVAIEANKAKSEFLANMSHDIRTPMNAIVGMTAIATAHLNDKEQVKNCLRKITLSSKHLLGLINDVLDMSKIESGKLTLTTDQVSLKEVVEGIVSIMQPQVKAKKQNFEIHVESIMTENVWCDGVRLNQILLNLLSNATKYTPEGGFIRLSLSEEASPKGDGCVRIHIRVKDNGIGMSPEFLEKLYESYSRADEARIHKTEGAGLGMSITKYIVDAMEGTIDVQSEPDVGTEFHITVDFEKAASIEEDMILPPWSMLVVDDDELLCQTAANALKSIGIKAEWTLSGEKAVKLAIQHHKKRDDYQIILLDWRLPGMNGIQTAREIRRNLGDEIPILLISAYDWSEFEAEAREAGISGFISKPLFKSTLFYSLRQYMGSEESRNRTPDQKIDLSGRRILLAEDNELNWEVARELLADLGVELEWAEDGRICLDKFGRSSEGYYDAILMDIRMPHMTGYEAATAIRGLDHPDAASIPIIAMSADAFSEDIRQCLACGMNAHIAKPVEITELTRLLKRYFI, encoded by the coding sequence ATGAAGACAAAAAAGGGAGTGATAACGTCAATGCGCAGCAGTAAAAATAAAAATTCCACCACCCGGTTTCTGATATACAGCTTTATCGGGCTTCTGCTCTTCAGTGTAGTTGTTTTCAGTATTCTGGGAATTTATATGAATCGAAAAAGCAAAAAGACCATATACGAAGTCGGAGAAATCTACATGTCTGGAATGAACGAACAAATGTCCAGACATTTTGAAAACATAATCAAACTGCGGTTTGATCAGGTGGACGGCATCATATCGGTGGTCCTGGCAGAGAATTACGATACAGAAAGTCTGTACGAGGAACTTGTATACAGGGCACAGGTCAGGGGCTTTGATTATCTGGCGATCTGTTCTGAGGAAGGGAACTTTGAAACACTCAGCGGAACACCGATACAGCCGCTTAATCCGTCTCCCTTTGTCGAAGCATTAAATCGAAGGGAGCGGAGAGTTGCGGTAGGCGTTGATGCGGCGGGCAATGAAGTGGTGCTGTTTGGCGTTGATGCAGATTATCCTATGCAGAACGGCAATATGGGCACCGGTCTGGTCGCAGCTGTACCGCTGGATTATATCACCGATTTTCTTTCTTTGGAGGATGAGGGACAGCTGACATACTATCATATTATCCGGCCGGATGGGAGTTTCGTCATACGAAATCCCAACACTGAATTGTGGGGATTTTTTGATCAGCTGCAGCAGCAACTCGATCCTTCCGCAGACATATCAGCTGCAGAAAATTCTGTTGAGGAATTCGGCGCAGCTCTGAGGGATCATAAAGAATATACCACAATATATGAAGTAAATAGTGAAGAGCTGCAGATTTACGGCATACCCTTGCCATGTTCCGAGTGGTATCTGGTATCAGTCATGCCTTACGGAATATTGGATGAGACTATAAACAGCCTGAGCACCCAGCGTATGTTCATTACATTGTTGGCCTGTGCTTCTATATTAATCCTGCTGACGTTGATATTTCTTCGGTATTTTTCCATGACCCGCTTGCAGATGCAGGAACTGGAGAAGACGCGTCAGGTGGCGATTGAGGCAAACAAAGCCAAAAGTGAATTTTTAGCCAATATGAGTCATGATATCCGTACACCCATGAATGCAATCGTCGGTATGACAGCGATCGCAACTGCACATTTAAACGACAAAGAACAGGTAAAGAACTGTCTGAGAAAGATCACACTGTCAAGCAAACATCTGTTAGGGCTTATCAATGATGTATTGGATATGTCTAAAATCGAGAGTGGTAAACTGACGCTGACAACAGATCAGGTTTCCCTGAAGGAAGTTGTTGAAGGAATTGTCAGTATCATGCAGCCACAGGTGAAGGCAAAGAAACAAAATTTTGAAATACACGTTGAGAGTATTATGACGGAAAACGTGTGGTGCGATGGTGTGCGCCTGAATCAGATCTTACTGAATCTTTTGTCCAATGCGACAAAGTACACGCCTGAGGGAGGGTTCATACGATTATCTTTATCAGAGGAAGCATCTCCCAAAGGAGACGGCTGTGTCCGAATCCATATTCGCGTTAAGGATAACGGAATCGGTATGTCGCCGGAATTTTTGGAAAAATTATATGAATCCTACAGTCGTGCCGACGAAGCCAGAATACATAAAACTGAGGGCGCCGGTCTGGGGATGTCGATCACAAAGTATATAGTGGACGCAATGGAAGGTACGATTGATGTGCAGAGTGAACCTGATGTCGGTACGGAATTCCATATCACGGTTGACTTTGAAAAGGCGGCGTCGATAGAAGAGGATATGATTCTGCCTCCCTGGAGTATGCTGGTAGTCGATGATGACGAACTGCTGTGCCAGACGGCGGCAAATGCACTGAAGTCGATTGGAATAAAGGCGGAATGGACACTGAGTGGAGAAAAGGCTGTCAAACTGGCAATCCAGCACCATAAAAAGAGAGATGATTATCAGATCATTCTATTAGACTGGAGACTGCCTGGCATGAACGGCATTCAGACCGCCAGAGAGATCCGGCGTAATTTAGGAGACGAGATACCGATTCTGCTGATTTCCGCATACGACTGGAGTGAATTTGAGGCGGAAGCCCGTGAGGCGGGGATCAGCGGTTTTATTTCCAAGCCTTTGTTTAAATCAACCTTATTTTACAGTTTGCGTCAATATATGGGCAGCGAGGAATCACGAAACCGGACGCCGGATCAGAAGATTGACCTGTCCGGACGCCGGATCCTGCTGGCAGAAGATAATGAGCTCAACTGGGAGGTTGCAAGGGAATTGCTGGCCGATTTAGGCGTGGAACTGGAGTGGGCAGAAGATGGCCGGATATGTCTGGACAAGTTTGGGAGGTCATCAGAAGGTTATTACGATGCCATTCTGATGGATATACGAATGCCGCATATGACAGGATATGAGGCTGCAACAGCCATTCGCGGACTGGATCATCCCGATGCTGCATCCATTCCGATCATTGCCATGAGTGCAGATGCTTTTTCTGAAGATATCAGGCAATGCCTGGCGTGCGGTATGAATGCCCATATTGCAAAGCCTGTCGAGATTACGGAATTGACACGCCTGTTGAAAAGATATTTTATATAG
- a CDS encoding GGDEF/HDGYP domain-containing response regulator: protein MDKQKILIADDSEMNRSLLAAILEDQYEIIEVSNGAEAVALLSQHRSDFSLLLLDIMMPKMDGFEVLTYINKYHWNDTLAVIMISADDSPENIKRAYDLGAFDYISRPFDFTIVHRRISNTMLLYARQHRLERIIAEQFYEQERNNKLMISILSHIVEFRNGESGLHVMHVNTITEHLLERLIQRTDRYPLTKSEIALISTASSLHDIGKISISDAILNKRGPLTAEEFEVIKTHSAVGARMLLELPFEQQELPFVKTASEICRWHHERYDGNGYPDGLKGEQIPIAAQVVGLADVYDALTSKRCYKRAYSQDEALKMIVEGQCGTFHPILIQCLQEVSDRLKHELMDTTIGQDTKSIQNLKFPRKEYASFSAGQQHLQYLYIDSLTGIYNRRYFEEYFQGEEDSEAVVVMDVDNFKRVNDHYGHYAGDCVLQSVAKTISSSIRKTDAVIRYGGDEFVILFYRIPADAFEKKLEGIRRSVDRMVINEYPEIHVSVSIGGVHGRGKTRELFLVADSMMYQAKATKNQVTIHFPDRDTDEDKKGSDNVNAQQ, encoded by the coding sequence ATGGATAAACAAAAAATCTTGATTGCGGACGATTCAGAGATGAATCGGTCTCTTCTGGCAGCTATTCTGGAAGATCAGTATGAGATTATAGAGGTCAGCAACGGCGCAGAGGCAGTTGCACTTCTCTCACAGCACAGATCGGATTTTTCACTTCTGCTTTTGGACATTATGATGCCGAAGATGGATGGGTTTGAGGTGTTGACTTACATAAATAAATACCACTGGAATGATACGCTTGCTGTGATTATGATTTCCGCCGATGATTCTCCTGAAAATATTAAACGAGCCTACGATCTGGGGGCATTTGACTATATCAGCCGGCCGTTTGATTTTACGATCGTCCATCGCCGGATTTCCAATACGATGCTTTTATATGCCAGGCAACACCGTCTGGAGAGGATTATCGCAGAACAGTTTTATGAGCAGGAAAGAAATAATAAGCTCATGATTTCAATCCTGTCTCATATTGTAGAATTCCGCAACGGAGAGAGCGGTTTACATGTAATGCATGTAAATACCATTACAGAACACCTGCTGGAACGCCTGATTCAGAGGACAGACCGGTATCCGTTGACAAAATCTGAGATTGCTTTAATAAGTACGGCCTCATCCCTGCATGATATAGGGAAAATATCGATTTCCGATGCGATTCTGAATAAGCGGGGCCCCCTTACTGCGGAGGAATTTGAAGTGATTAAGACCCACTCGGCAGTCGGTGCCAGGATGCTGTTGGAATTACCGTTTGAGCAGCAGGAACTGCCGTTTGTCAAAACAGCTTCGGAAATCTGTCGGTGGCATCACGAAAGATATGACGGCAATGGTTATCCGGATGGATTAAAGGGAGAACAAATACCCATTGCCGCCCAGGTGGTTGGTTTGGCTGATGTGTATGATGCGTTGACCAGTAAAAGATGCTACAAGAGGGCATATTCACAGGACGAAGCATTAAAAATGATTGTAGAAGGACAATGCGGAACGTTCCATCCGATTCTCATCCAGTGTCTGCAGGAAGTTTCGGACAGGCTGAAACACGAGTTGATGGATACCACAATCGGACAGGATACGAAAAGCATTCAGAACCTGAAATTTCCACGCAAAGAATACGCTTCATTTTCCGCAGGTCAGCAACACCTGCAATACTTATATATTGATTCGCTGACCGGTATCTACAATCGCCGTTATTTTGAAGAATATTTTCAGGGAGAGGAAGACAGTGAAGCTGTCGTGGTGATGGATGTTGATAATTTTAAACGTGTCAATGATCATTATGGACATTATGCAGGTGATTGTGTGCTTCAAAGCGTTGCCAAAACGATATCATCGAGTATTCGAAAAACAGATGCTGTAATCCGTTACGGCGGTGATGAATTTGTAATTCTTTTTTACCGTATCCCTGCAGATGCATTTGAGAAGAAACTGGAGGGAATAAGACGCTCTGTTGATCGGATGGTGATCAATGAATACCCTGAAATACATGTATCTGTGAGCATTGGAGGGGTACATGGGAGAGGAAAAACCAGGGAATTGTTTCTAGTGGCGGACAGCATGATGTATCAGGCAAAGGCCACAAAAAATCAAGTGACGATACATTTTCCGGACAGAGACACGGATGAAGACAAAAAAGGGAGTGATAACGTCAATGCGCAGCAGTAA
- a CDS encoding ABC transporter substrate-binding protein, producing the protein MKMLQRNISMLCIIAILFSMTACGHNTKGEESHESYVASFFDIPDAVTYISRLLVSDNKAYVCCQEGNDVSYLAAISIDDGDFQKLPLEIEDSTVFLDFGIDQHGSIWAVCKDDAGGYSLKKFDRSNAAVQSVDLSSVLDATVTSSSGSEIFMSMDAEGNICIAAKCSSTYAYLFDSNGEFLFDLNYDGNLMTTITTAEGQIGVCATTTDRANYHLLTVDIDNKDWRRDPIYLGTTAGLFGGSTDNFYLFDSSSLYGYSAGAQEGKLIFNWSDMGLNTSDVHVCELEDGRFVVLAASSNQTSVLSYEIGVLSKGKDNRTELSMVSLTADPSVVQAVSDFNKTNKEYKIELTEYFPYEQNVSDEEWDNAILNLNTKIISGDIPDILDMSNLSVPIYHNKGLLEDLYTYIKNDSEINMDDYFANVFDAISIDGKLPYITNGVAISTMLANTSALGENGGWTLDSLEKVLETSGLNSISNLSSTSFLEIMLQTNDSLVDWASGECFFNSSEFIELLEFAGKIQESSQSGFEADLSAAVASYEAVYSAYQIARYRDSYQGNVNVIGLPSSHGEYHAIKPEVKIGISSSSKYKDGAWGFVRTFLMKEHQESCYLLPFHKGAFDTVMQAAMNGNSIWTFLYEDGKITQEDAELMRTLLSSVSYAVNESQSLEDIILEEASEFFAGTISVQEAAEKIQSRASLYIKEQM; encoded by the coding sequence ATGAAAATGTTACAACGAAACATCTCTATGCTATGTATAATAGCGATACTTTTTTCTATGACGGCATGTGGTCATAATACCAAGGGTGAGGAGTCTCATGAATCCTATGTCGCAAGTTTTTTCGACATCCCTGATGCAGTGACATACATTTCAAGGCTCCTGGTCAGCGATAACAAGGCTTATGTGTGCTGCCAGGAAGGTAATGATGTCTCATATCTGGCGGCAATATCAATTGATGACGGTGATTTTCAAAAGCTGCCACTGGAAATTGAGGATTCAACTGTATTTCTGGATTTTGGGATAGATCAGCACGGCAGCATATGGGCTGTCTGCAAGGACGATGCAGGAGGCTACAGTTTGAAAAAATTTGATCGCAGCAATGCAGCAGTCCAATCCGTAGATTTATCGTCGGTACTGGATGCCACAGTTACTTCCTCATCTGGCAGTGAAATATTTATGAGTATGGATGCCGAGGGGAATATCTGCATAGCAGCCAAATGCAGCAGTACATATGCTTATCTTTTTGACAGCAATGGTGAGTTTTTGTTTGATCTCAATTATGATGGAAATCTTATGACCACCATAACGACCGCTGAGGGGCAGATTGGTGTGTGCGCCACTACTACGGACAGAGCGAACTATCATCTGCTTACCGTGGATATAGATAATAAGGATTGGCGCAGGGATCCCATATATTTGGGAACAACAGCAGGTCTGTTTGGAGGAAGCACCGACAATTTCTATCTTTTTGACTCCTCAAGCCTGTATGGTTACAGTGCCGGGGCACAGGAAGGTAAGCTTATCTTCAACTGGTCTGATATGGGGTTGAACACATCGGATGTTCATGTATGTGAGCTTGAGGATGGCCGATTTGTGGTTCTGGCCGCGTCGTCCAACCAGACTTCTGTACTCTCCTATGAGATAGGGGTGCTTTCCAAGGGAAAAGATAATCGGACAGAACTCAGTATGGTGAGCCTGACTGCCGATCCAAGTGTTGTCCAGGCTGTTTCGGATTTTAATAAAACAAATAAAGAATATAAGATTGAACTGACGGAATATTTTCCATACGAGCAAAACGTATCCGATGAGGAATGGGATAATGCCATTTTAAATCTTAATACAAAGATTATTTCAGGGGATATACCAGACATTTTGGATATGAGCAATTTATCGGTTCCGATCTACCATAACAAGGGGTTGTTGGAGGATCTCTATACGTATATTAAGAACGACTCAGAAATTAATATGGATGACTATTTCGCAAATGTCTTTGACGCCATAAGCATTGACGGTAAACTGCCTTACATTACAAATGGTGTAGCTATATCCACGATGCTGGCTAATACAAGTGCCCTTGGTGAAAATGGGGGATGGACGCTGGACAGCCTGGAAAAAGTTCTGGAAACCTCGGGGCTAAATTCCATAAGTAATCTGTCAAGTACATCATTTCTTGAAATAATGCTCCAGACCAATGACAGTCTTGTTGACTGGGCCTCTGGTGAGTGCTTTTTCAACTCTTCGGAGTTCATAGAATTGCTGGAGTTTGCCGGGAAAATTCAGGAGAGCAGCCAGAGCGGCTTCGAAGCGGACTTGAGTGCTGCTGTGGCATCTTATGAAGCTGTTTACAGTGCATACCAAATTGCACGGTACAGAGATTCTTATCAGGGAAACGTAAATGTAATAGGCCTGCCAAGCTCCCATGGAGAATACCATGCGATCAAGCCGGAAGTAAAGATTGGAATATCCTCATCCAGCAAGTATAAGGATGGTGCATGGGGGTTTGTGAGGACGTTTTTGATGAAAGAGCATCAGGAGTCCTGTTATCTTCTGCCATTCCATAAGGGAGCGTTTGATACTGTAATGCAGGCCGCTATGAATGGTAATTCCATATGGACGTTCCTGTATGAGGACGGGAAGATAACACAGGAGGATGCAGAGCTTATGAGGACGCTCTTAAGCAGTGTGTCCTATGCAGTAAATGAAAGCCAGAGCCTGGAGGACATCATATTAGAAGAAGCCTCAGAATTTTTTGCCGGAACGATAAGCGTACAGGAGGCTGCTGAAAAGATCCAGAGCCGTGCCAGCCTTTATATAAAGGAACAGATGTAG